Proteins encoded together in one Gemmatimonadota bacterium DH-78 window:
- the hisD gene encoding histidinol dehydrogenase: MSAESRPAIDGRIAELDDGQRRLLFDRRVGDAGEVADATRALLARVRSEGDDALFDFARRFDGVELDALEVPREKWGEALESLDSEVIDALTRAARNIETFHRAQLPSDVEVEVEPGVTLGRVFVPLEAVGVYAPGGRAAYPSSVLMGVVPARAAGVKEIVVCSPPGPDGMPSPVVLAAAAIGGATRLFAVGGAGAIGALAFGTRSIPRCAAVVGPGNRWVLEAKQQVAGEVIIDSPAGPSEVLVVAEEGCAQPAWLAAELIAQAEHDPDAAVAFVTTSPSLLEAVRRELRIGVAATPRREVVAEALSTRGALLLAADHDEMMTFAEAYAGEHVVLCTRDPRADRAGMRTPGTVFLGGASSVAFGDYMTGANHVLPTAGTARSFSGLSALDFLRSYTWQELTAEGAAGMAGPVATLAEAEGLPGHATAARLRGSKAGEETS; encoded by the coding sequence ATGAGCGCGGAGTCCCGCCCCGCGATCGACGGGCGCATCGCCGAACTCGACGACGGCCAGCGCCGGCTGCTGTTCGACCGCCGAGTGGGCGACGCGGGCGAGGTGGCCGACGCCACCCGCGCCCTGCTCGCCCGCGTGCGGTCCGAGGGAGACGACGCGCTGTTCGACTTCGCGCGCCGGTTCGACGGGGTGGAGCTCGACGCCCTCGAGGTGCCTCGTGAGAAGTGGGGCGAGGCGCTCGAGTCGCTCGACTCCGAGGTGATCGACGCCCTCACGCGCGCCGCGCGCAACATCGAAACGTTCCATCGCGCCCAGCTCCCCTCCGACGTGGAAGTGGAGGTCGAGCCCGGCGTCACCCTCGGGCGGGTGTTCGTTCCCCTCGAGGCGGTGGGCGTGTACGCGCCGGGCGGCCGCGCGGCCTACCCGTCGTCGGTGCTCATGGGCGTCGTGCCCGCCCGCGCGGCCGGGGTGAAGGAGATCGTGGTGTGCTCGCCCCCCGGGCCCGACGGCATGCCCTCGCCGGTGGTGCTCGCCGCGGCGGCCATCGGCGGGGCCACGCGCCTCTTCGCGGTGGGCGGGGCCGGCGCGATCGGAGCGCTCGCTTTCGGCACCCGCTCGATTCCCCGCTGCGCTGCGGTGGTGGGTCCCGGCAACCGCTGGGTGCTCGAAGCCAAGCAGCAGGTGGCGGGCGAGGTGATCATCGACTCTCCGGCCGGCCCCTCCGAGGTGCTGGTGGTGGCCGAGGAGGGCTGTGCGCAGCCCGCCTGGCTGGCGGCGGAGCTGATCGCCCAGGCCGAGCACGACCCCGATGCCGCGGTGGCCTTCGTCACCACCTCGCCCTCGCTCCTCGAGGCGGTGCGTCGGGAGCTGCGCATCGGCGTGGCGGCCACGCCCCGGCGCGAGGTGGTGGCCGAGGCACTCTCGACCCGCGGCGCACTCCTGCTCGCCGCCGACCACGACGAGATGATGACCTTCGCCGAGGCCTACGCGGGCGAGCACGTGGTGCTGTGCACCCGCGACCCCCGCGCCGACCGCGCCGGCATGCGCACCCCCGGCACCGTCTTTCTCGGCGGCGCCTCGTCGGTGGCGTTCGGCGACTACATGACCGGCGCCAACCACGTGCTGCCCACCGCGGGTACCGCGCGCAGCTTCAGCGGCCTCAGCGCTCTCGACTTCCTGCGGTCGTACACCTGGCAGGAACTCACCGCCGAAGGGGCGGCGGGCATGGCCGGCCCCGTGGCCACCCTGGCCGAGGCCGAGGGGCTGCCGGGCCACGCGACGGCCGCGCGACTCAGAGGCTCGAAGGCCGGAGAGGAGACGTCGTGA
- a CDS encoding helix-turn-helix transcriptional regulator codes for MPPFDPTRMLPLKPAHYLMLLVLADGDLHGYAIKKEIARRTEGRTRLGAGSLYRSLGQLEEAGLVAESEWRPREVLDDDRRRYLTLTARGRQVAAAETDRLARLVADARAAGLSS; via the coding sequence GTGCCGCCCTTCGACCCGACCCGCATGCTCCCGCTGAAGCCGGCCCACTACCTGATGCTGCTGGTGCTGGCCGACGGTGATCTGCACGGGTACGCCATCAAGAAGGAAATCGCCCGGCGCACGGAGGGGCGCACCCGGCTCGGGGCCGGGTCGCTGTATCGCAGCCTCGGGCAGTTGGAGGAGGCCGGGCTCGTGGCCGAGTCGGAGTGGCGGCCGCGCGAGGTGCTCGACGACGATCGCCGCCGCTACCTCACCCTCACTGCCCGCGGTCGACAGGTGGCCGCGGCCGAGACCGATCGGCTCGCGCGGCTGGTGGCCGACGCTCGTGCGGCAGGGCTGTCGTCGTGA
- a CDS encoding ABC transporter permease, whose product MTPARQGGPLFRLALRLLPRRLREEHGAEMTELYRARLERATGAVARARARIRGVADIVATALATRAGRRSAADGFTGRRRGGGWTMDATLQELRQTVRNLARSPGFTLGAVALLAIGIGVNTTVFTVVDALLFRPPPWDEAERVVHIYQHSDEGEPSSTSFPAYRDMAEIDLFESVGATVPWSARWERGDERIEVDVEYATSTLLDVLGLAPDRGRWFEPALDRPGAGFAAVVSFPTWVSRFGADPDVVGSTVVLNGEAVTIVGVGPRTLPSSFPPFVTDFWLSISSTPLGGQFMVDNLERRADHWYDVRARLAPGATVAQASAAMEALAARLAADFPEFNEGRDISVFAADDIRTHPTSDGDLFAAGTLLAAVVGVILLLACANLANLLLVRGLGRAGEMAVRRALGAGRTRVARLFLFEALILSVIGGGLGVLLTAWAVRLIPTLPPPGVFPGLLELHLDGRVLVWALTLVVATGLLFGVAPALRAARTDLSGTLRDEGRTSSLGRGTARMRNALLAIQVAASLVLVLGTGLLVRSLAATSAADPGIAVDRLAWIRTDLAAVAESPEERRILLDQLRERLAALPGVEGVAATSRLPAQFGGSTTTEVEDYSPPSGTGATELDFAVVDDGYFAAAGLDLLAGRGFGPDDVADGPTAIVINETAARNFWGEVEVVGRRMRGQGSENWTRTVVGVVSDAPVSTLSEDVPPAFYFSERQLGGIAAPYLIVRTADEPATVLPSLRAALAEARPALSADGLGTLADHFGSTLAGPRLATLLVGAFSLLAAVLAGLGIYGIVSFGVARRTSELGIRMALGAGRGRVVRMVLRDVWGMVFWGLLAGLAAAAIVAPRVAALLYGVNGGDPLAFGGAIVFIVAVAAFAAWLPARRAASADPAAALRGS is encoded by the coding sequence ATGACACCGGCGCGGCAGGGGGGCCCGCTCTTCCGACTGGCGCTCCGGCTTCTGCCGCGTCGCCTTCGCGAAGAGCACGGCGCGGAGATGACCGAACTGTATCGCGCGCGGCTCGAGCGGGCGACCGGGGCGGTGGCCCGTGCGCGGGCCCGGATCCGCGGTGTGGCCGACATCGTGGCGACGGCGCTCGCCACCCGAGCAGGGCGCCGGAGCGCAGCCGACGGTTTCACGGGACGACGACGAGGAGGAGGATGGACGATGGACGCGACGCTGCAGGAACTCCGGCAAACGGTGCGGAATCTGGCCCGCTCCCCCGGCTTCACCCTTGGAGCGGTCGCGCTCCTGGCCATCGGCATCGGGGTGAACACCACGGTCTTCACGGTGGTCGACGCCCTGCTGTTTCGCCCCCCGCCCTGGGACGAGGCCGAGCGGGTGGTGCACATCTACCAGCACTCCGACGAAGGGGAGCCCAGCTCCACCTCCTTCCCCGCCTACCGCGACATGGCCGAGATCGATCTGTTCGAATCGGTCGGCGCCACGGTGCCGTGGTCCGCGCGGTGGGAGCGCGGCGACGAGCGGATCGAGGTGGACGTGGAGTACGCCACCTCCACCCTGTTGGATGTGCTGGGCCTCGCACCCGATCGCGGCCGCTGGTTCGAGCCGGCGCTCGACCGACCGGGGGCCGGATTCGCGGCCGTCGTCAGCTTCCCCACCTGGGTCTCGCGATTCGGCGCCGATCCCGACGTAGTGGGGTCTACGGTCGTGCTGAACGGAGAGGCCGTGACCATCGTGGGGGTGGGTCCGCGTACGCTTCCCAGTTCCTTCCCCCCCTTCGTCACCGATTTCTGGCTGTCGATCTCCAGCACCCCTCTCGGGGGCCAGTTCATGGTCGACAACCTCGAACGGCGGGCCGACCACTGGTACGACGTGCGGGCCCGACTCGCGCCGGGGGCGACCGTGGCGCAGGCGAGCGCGGCCATGGAGGCCCTGGCCGCGCGACTCGCCGCCGATTTCCCCGAGTTCAACGAGGGCCGCGACATCAGCGTGTTCGCGGCCGACGACATCCGCACCCACCCCACCTCCGACGGCGATCTCTTCGCGGCGGGCACGCTGCTGGCCGCGGTCGTCGGGGTCATCCTGCTGCTCGCCTGCGCGAATCTGGCCAATCTCCTGCTCGTGCGCGGTCTGGGTCGGGCGGGCGAGATGGCGGTCCGGCGGGCCCTGGGCGCCGGTCGCACCCGGGTGGCGCGGTTGTTCCTCTTCGAGGCCCTGATCCTGTCGGTGATCGGGGGCGGGCTCGGTGTGCTGCTCACGGCCTGGGCGGTGCGCCTGATCCCCACCCTGCCCCCGCCCGGGGTCTTCCCCGGGCTGCTCGAGCTGCACCTGGACGGACGCGTGCTCGTCTGGGCGCTGACCCTCGTGGTCGCCACCGGGCTGCTCTTCGGCGTCGCGCCCGCCCTGCGCGCGGCCCGCACCGACCTCTCCGGCACCCTGCGCGACGAGGGCCGCACCTCGTCGTTGGGCCGAGGCACCGCCCGTATGCGCAACGCCCTGCTCGCCATCCAGGTGGCGGCCTCCCTCGTGCTCGTGCTCGGCACCGGGCTGCTGGTGCGCAGCCTCGCCGCCACCAGCGCCGCAGATCCCGGCATCGCCGTCGATCGACTCGCCTGGATCCGCACCGATCTCGCGGCGGTCGCGGAGTCCCCCGAAGAACGCCGCATTCTGCTCGACCAGCTGCGGGAGCGTCTGGCCGCCCTGCCCGGAGTGGAGGGGGTGGCCGCCACGAGCCGGCTTCCCGCGCAGTTCGGGGGCAGCACCACGACCGAGGTGGAGGACTACAGCCCCCCATCGGGCACCGGCGCCACCGAGCTCGACTTCGCGGTGGTCGACGACGGGTACTTCGCCGCCGCCGGGCTCGACCTGCTCGCGGGGCGAGGCTTCGGGCCCGACGACGTGGCCGACGGCCCGACGGCGATCGTGATCAACGAGACGGCGGCCCGCAACTTCTGGGGCGAGGTGGAGGTGGTCGGCCGCCGCATGCGCGGGCAGGGGTCGGAGAACTGGACCCGCACCGTGGTGGGCGTAGTCTCCGACGCGCCCGTGTCGACCTTGTCGGAAGACGTGCCGCCGGCCTTCTACTTCTCCGAGCGACAGCTGGGCGGCATCGCCGCGCCCTACCTGATCGTGCGCACGGCCGACGAGCCCGCGACGGTGCTGCCCTCCCTGCGCGCCGCTCTCGCCGAGGCGCGACCCGCCCTGAGCGCCGACGGACTGGGCACCCTGGCCGACCACTTCGGCAGCACCCTCGCCGGGCCGCGTCTCGCGACGCTGCTGGTGGGCGCCTTCTCGCTGCTCGCCGCGGTGCTCGCGGGGCTCGGCATCTACGGAATCGTCTCGTTCGGCGTCGCCCGGCGCACCTCCGAGCTGGGCATCCGGATGGCGCTGGGTGCGGGGCGCGGGCGGGTGGTGCGCATGGTACTGCGCGACGTATGGGGAATGGTGTTCTGGGGACTCCTCGCAGGCCTCGCGGCCGCGGCGATCGTGGCTCCCCGGGTGGCCGCCCTGCTGTACGGGGTGAACGGCGGAGACCCGCTGGCCTTCGGGGGAGCGATCGTCTTCATCGTGGCCGTCGCGGCCTTCGCGGCCTGGCTCCCCGCACGGCGCGCCGCGTCGGCGGACCCGGCCGCCGCACTGCGGGGGTCGTGA
- a CDS encoding PadR family transcriptional regulator — translation MSPSADPRSLPLRPAVFHILLALAGEDLHGLGIADEVERTSAGALELGPGTLYRTLAELLDHGLTEVRAEHPEGADPRRKYYRITDEGRAVVGAEARRLAEVVDEARARRVLPRTSG, via the coding sequence ATGTCGCCTTCCGCCGATCCCCGATCCCTGCCTCTGCGCCCCGCCGTCTTTCACATCCTCCTGGCCCTCGCCGGCGAGGATCTCCACGGGCTGGGCATCGCCGACGAGGTGGAGCGCACCTCCGCAGGAGCGCTCGAACTCGGACCCGGAACGCTGTACCGAACCCTGGCGGAGCTTCTGGATCACGGACTGACCGAGGTTCGGGCGGAGCACCCCGAGGGCGCCGATCCGAGACGCAAGTACTACCGGATCACCGACGAGGGCCGTGCGGTGGTGGGCGCCGAGGCGCGCCGACTGGCCGAGGTGGTCGACGAGGCGCGGGCACGGCGCGTGTTGCCGCGTACCTCGGGATGA
- the hisG gene encoding ATP phosphoribosyltransferase, producing MLRIALPNKGRLSEKALDLFETAGLKAEFSSARALVAQLGPDFQAIFVRAADIPEFVADGAADLGVTGADLVAESGREVTEVLDLGFGRCRLAVAVPEDSEIRHPADIPAGSRIATSFPGITRSFFRELGIDIEIAPVSGATEIAPHLGVADVIVDLVSTGSTLRVNRLREVTTILESTARVIANRDVVADPERNGSLEEVVTALESVLRARAKRYLMANVPRTRLDEVREVLPGINGPTIVEVADSGAWVAAHGVVDADRVYQTIARLKALGAEGILVTKIERLMP from the coding sequence GTGCTTCGAATCGCTCTTCCCAACAAGGGACGCCTCTCCGAGAAGGCCCTCGACCTCTTCGAGACCGCAGGTCTCAAGGCCGAGTTCAGCTCCGCGCGCGCGCTCGTCGCGCAGCTGGGCCCCGACTTTCAGGCCATCTTCGTGCGCGCCGCCGACATTCCCGAGTTCGTGGCCGACGGTGCCGCCGACCTCGGGGTGACCGGCGCCGACCTCGTGGCCGAGAGCGGCCGCGAAGTGACCGAGGTGCTCGACCTCGGCTTCGGCCGCTGCCGCCTGGCCGTGGCCGTGCCGGAGGACAGCGAGATCCGGCACCCCGCCGACATCCCGGCGGGCTCGAGAATCGCCACCTCCTTTCCCGGCATCACCCGGTCGTTCTTTCGCGAGCTGGGCATCGACATCGAGATCGCGCCGGTGTCGGGGGCCACGGAGATCGCCCCCCACCTCGGGGTGGCCGACGTGATCGTCGACCTCGTCTCCACCGGATCGACACTGCGGGTGAACCGACTGCGCGAAGTGACCACGATTCTCGAGTCGACCGCGCGGGTGATCGCCAACCGCGACGTGGTGGCCGACCCGGAGCGCAACGGATCGCTGGAAGAGGTGGTGACCGCGCTGGAATCGGTGCTGCGGGCGCGGGCGAAGCGCTACCTGATGGCCAACGTGCCGCGCACGCGCCTCGACGAGGTGCGCGAGGTGCTGCCGGGCATCAACGGGCCCACCATCGTCGAGGTGGCCGACTCGGGTGCCTGGGTCGCGGCGCACGGGGTGGTCGACGCCGACCGCGTGTACCAGACCATCGCCCGCCTCAAGGCGCTCGGTGCCGAGGGCATTCTGGTCACGAAGATCGAGCGGCTGATGCCATGA
- a CDS encoding ADOP family duplicated permease, which yields MRGGFARSVARALLRLYSADFRARYGAEALEVVEGDLGAARERAGLLAGWRMGLVLAAFGMHGVLDRITGGPSGGGLTGWAGSGWSHDVRGAVRAAARRPAFTLVAAASLAVGVGASTAAFALIDALLLRDISGAADRDRIVEVQRIERGGEPAQWTWPDFVRLRDGSAPLASAALVQPGAVSLSEGAGGAGAGADRVMALFVTSEYFATLGVRPARGRFPGAEADRPDGGVREVVLSHGSWQERFQGDPEVVGRVIRVNREAYTVVGVAPADFHGHRFGSRPSLYLPLTRHPAALADPERVFRSATVGWGEVLARLAEGATAERLEGALAAAAWEVGDPGGATLGAEPPPRIRAVPARPLPLEARAPVTAAGTLLVGLLLLVLGATSANVAGMLLARAASRTGEMALRLALGSGRGRLVRHLVAEALLIFLVGGVAGLAVARRLVPWFDPGRWVPTPFPIDLGVEVDGRSFAFALAVTTLFGLACGLLPALQVVRGDLATMMRRSSGGGVRTGRLRSAFITGQVTVAALLLVSAALFVRSLHEGASIEPGFTPAGVHTTRLDLALEGRDDPDEIRTFTAEVVAHLRGRPGVERVAVATDVPLDGGSSSAPVRVGSAGAERWIQSHFAHVTDGYFEALSIPLRAGRTFEASDAADAPLVAILNETLARTAFPDGDALGRVVYFALDSVGREVVGVVGDTSADLVTDEAAPQIFTPLQQDPAPTLHVLARIAGDEGAAGRLLGDEILAVDPALALGPVRVLADLTDLGLLPQRIVVAIAGALGALALLLAALGVYGVVSFTVRRRTREIGVRMALGSSRTTVVRGVLREGVLLALPGLLIGGVLALLLAGLLRSFMVGVGPSDPLSWLAALGLLLAVIVLACVLPARRAAGVAPADALRVE from the coding sequence GTGAGGGGCGGGTTCGCGCGGTCGGTGGCCCGCGCGCTGCTCCGGCTCTACTCGGCCGACTTCCGGGCGCGATACGGCGCGGAGGCGCTCGAGGTGGTGGAGGGCGACCTCGGTGCCGCGCGGGAGAGGGCGGGGCTGCTCGCCGGGTGGCGCATGGGGCTCGTGCTCGCCGCCTTCGGGATGCACGGGGTGTTGGATCGCATCACCGGCGGCCCCTCCGGGGGTGGCCTGACCGGGTGGGCCGGATCGGGCTGGTCGCACGACGTTCGCGGGGCGGTTCGGGCCGCGGCTCGCCGACCGGCCTTCACCCTGGTGGCCGCGGCCTCGCTGGCGGTGGGGGTGGGCGCGAGCACCGCCGCCTTCGCGCTGATCGACGCGCTTCTCCTGCGCGACATCTCCGGCGCCGCCGATCGCGACCGCATCGTCGAGGTGCAGCGCATCGAGCGCGGCGGGGAGCCGGCGCAGTGGACCTGGCCCGACTTCGTGCGGCTTCGCGACGGCTCGGCGCCCCTCGCCTCCGCCGCTCTGGTGCAGCCCGGGGCGGTGAGCCTCTCGGAGGGCGCGGGCGGCGCCGGGGCGGGGGCCGACCGAGTGATGGCGCTCTTCGTCACCTCCGAGTACTTCGCCACCCTCGGGGTGCGGCCGGCCAGGGGGCGATTCCCCGGCGCGGAGGCCGATCGCCCGGACGGCGGCGTGCGCGAGGTGGTGCTGAGTCACGGCAGCTGGCAGGAGCGCTTCCAGGGGGATCCGGAGGTGGTCGGGCGCGTGATCCGCGTGAACCGCGAAGCGTACACGGTGGTGGGCGTGGCGCCGGCCGACTTCCACGGCCACCGCTTCGGCTCTCGCCCCTCGCTCTACCTGCCGCTCACGCGCCATCCGGCCGCCCTCGCCGACCCCGAGCGGGTCTTCCGAAGTGCCACGGTCGGGTGGGGAGAGGTGCTCGCCCGGCTCGCCGAGGGGGCGACGGCCGAGCGGCTCGAGGGGGCGCTGGCCGCGGCCGCGTGGGAAGTCGGCGACCCCGGGGGGGCGACCCTCGGGGCGGAGCCGCCTCCGCGGATCCGCGCGGTACCGGCGCGACCCCTTCCCCTCGAAGCCCGCGCACCGGTCACCGCCGCCGGTACCCTGCTCGTCGGCCTGCTCCTGCTCGTGCTGGGAGCCACGAGCGCCAATGTGGCCGGCATGCTCCTCGCCCGCGCGGCGTCCCGCACCGGCGAGATGGCGCTCCGCCTCGCGCTCGGATCGGGCCGCGGACGCCTCGTTCGGCATCTCGTGGCCGAGGCACTCCTGATCTTTCTCGTGGGGGGCGTCGCCGGGCTCGCCGTGGCCCGCAGGCTCGTGCCCTGGTTCGACCCCGGCCGGTGGGTGCCCACTCCCTTCCCGATCGATCTCGGGGTGGAGGTCGACGGGCGCTCCTTCGCCTTTGCGCTCGCGGTCACCACCCTCTTCGGCCTCGCCTGCGGGCTGCTGCCCGCCCTCCAGGTGGTGCGCGGCGACCTCGCCACCATGATGCGCCGCTCGAGTGGGGGAGGCGTGCGCACCGGCCGGCTCCGCTCCGCCTTCATCACCGGACAGGTGACGGTGGCCGCGCTCCTGCTGGTGTCGGCCGCCCTCTTCGTGCGCTCGCTCCACGAGGGCGCCTCCATCGAGCCCGGCTTCACGCCTGCGGGGGTGCACACCACCCGGCTCGATCTCGCTCTGGAGGGCCGGGACGACCCCGACGAGATCCGTACCTTCACGGCCGAGGTCGTCGCGCATCTGCGTGGGCGCCCCGGCGTCGAACGGGTGGCCGTGGCCACCGACGTGCCCCTCGACGGCGGATCGAGCAGTGCTCCGGTTCGGGTGGGGAGTGCCGGCGCGGAACGCTGGATCCAGAGCCACTTCGCGCACGTCACCGACGGCTACTTCGAAGCGCTGTCGATCCCGCTGCGGGCCGGCCGCACCTTCGAGGCGAGTGACGCAGCCGACGCCCCCCTCGTCGCGATCCTCAACGAAACGCTCGCCCGCACCGCCTTCCCCGACGGCGACGCGTTGGGGCGGGTGGTGTACTTCGCGCTCGATTCGGTGGGTCGCGAGGTGGTGGGGGTGGTGGGCGACACCAGCGCCGACCTGGTCACCGACGAGGCCGCGCCACAGATCTTCACCCCGCTGCAGCAGGATCCGGCACCCACCCTGCACGTGCTCGCGCGCATCGCCGGAGATGAGGGCGCTGCGGGCCGGTTGCTGGGTGACGAGATCCTCGCCGTCGACCCGGCGCTCGCCCTCGGCCCGGTCCGGGTGCTGGCCGACCTTACCGATCTCGGCCTGCTCCCCCAGCGGATCGTGGTCGCGATCGCCGGCGCCCTGGGTGCCCTGGCTCTCCTTCTCGCGGCCCTCGGCGTCTACGGGGTGGTGAGCTTCACGGTACGGCGCCGCACTCGCGAGATCGGGGTGCGCATGGCGCTCGGCTCCTCGCGCACCACGGTCGTGAGGGGGGTGCTGAGGGAAGGGGTGCTGCTCGCGCTCCCCGGGCTGCTGATCGGAGGGGTGCTCGCCCTCCTGCTCGCCGGGCTCCTCCGCTCCTTCATGGTGGGCGTCGGGCCGTCGGACCCCCTCTCCTGGCTCGCGGCCCTCGGGCTGCTCCTGGCCGTGATCGTGCTCGCCTGCGTGCTGCCTGCACGGCGCGCGGCGGGGGTGGCCCCGGCCGACGCCCTGCGCGTGGAGTAG